The proteins below come from a single Corylus avellana chromosome ca3, CavTom2PMs-1.0 genomic window:
- the LOC132173962 gene encoding cationic amino acid transporter 8, vacuolar-like isoform X2 has protein sequence MDVRPEQQHSGPPGRSYWRWSKQDFFPEASFQSLASYKAALSHTCSRLRDRLLHRSTDAFELVELRKASEHNMHKCLNWWDLVWLSFGSVVGSGIFTITGLEAHDDAGPSIVLSYAVSGLSALLSSFCYTEFAVEIPVAGGSFSYLRVELGDFIAFIAAGNILLEAVVGAAGLGRAWSSYFASMIKNNPDFLRFKVSSLAEGFDLLDPVAVGVLLVANTIAMSGTKRASFLNWVTCILSAIAILFIIVVGFVHAKSSNLVPFFPMGAKGVFRAAAVVYWSYTGFDMVATMAEETKRPSRDIPLGLIGSMAVITVVYCLMALALTMMEKYTEIDRDAAYSAAFGKIGMNWAKYLVSICALKGMTTSLLVGSLGQARYTTQIARAHMIPPWFALVHPRTVALLVRRYYVRDVTPSLVKFLVCLFVIIGSCIGGTVLWNLNRGGWIGYVVTGLVWFLGTLAMALLPKHQAPKVWGVPLVPWLPSLSIGMNIFLIGSLGSVAFWRFFICSAVMLIYYFFIGLHATYDVAHQDEQELKKEEGKEDTNQGA, from the exons ATGGATGTGCGGCCTGAGCAACAACACTCAGGGCCTCCTGGTAGAAGCTACTGGCGATGGAGCAAGCAAGACTTCTTCCCAGAAGCCTCGTTCCAAAGCCTCGCATCCTACAAGGCCGCACTCTCCCACACCTGCTCCCGCCTTAGGGACCGCCTCCTCCACCGCTCCACCGACGCCTTCGAGCTGGTGGAGCTCCGCAAGGCCAGCGAGCACAACATGCACAAGTGCCTCAACTGGTGGGACCTTGTCTGGCTCAGCTTCGGCTCCGTCGTCGGCTCCGGCATCTTCACCATCACCGGCCTCGAAGCCCACGATGACGCCGGCCCCTCCATTGTCCTCTCCTACGCTGTCTCCGGCCTCTCTGCTCTGCTCTCCTCCTTCTGCTACACCGAGTTCGCCGTCGAGATCCCTGTCGCCGGGGGCTCCTTCTCCTACCTGCGCGTGGAGTTGGGCGACTTCATCGCCTTCATTGCCGCCGGGAATATTCTCTTGGAGGCCGTAGTCGGCGCGGCCGGGCTGGGCAGAGCATGGTCTTCCTACTTCGCCAGTATGATCAAGAACAACCCCGATTTTCTTCGCTTTAAGGTAAGTTCCTTAGCCGAAGGTTTTGATCTTTTAGATCCGGTTGCTGTTGGGGTGCTTCTAGTTGCCAATACCATAGCGATGAGTGGAACAAAGAGGGCATCTTTCCTAAATTGGGTTACTTGCATATTGAGCGCTATTGCCATTTTGTTTATCATAGTGGTTGGGTTTGTCCATGCCAAGAGCTCAAATTTGGTCCCCTTTTTTCCAATGGGAGCAAAGGGTGTTTTCCGGGCTGCTGCAGTTGTGTATTGGTCTTATACCGGGTTCGATATGGTGGCGACGATGGCGGAGGAGACTAAGCGGCCCTCAAGGGATATACCTCTGGGGTTGATTGGTTCCATGGCTGTGATCACTGTGGTTTATTGCTTGATGGCTTTGGCATTGACAATGATGGAGAAATACACTGAGATTGATAGGGACGCGGCGTATTCGGCTGCTTTTGGTAAAATTGGCATGAATTGGGCCAAGTATTTAGTGAGTATATGTGCACTGAAGGGGATGACTACTAGCTTGTTGGTTGGATCTCTGGGGCAAGCTCGATACACGACTCAGATTGCAAGGGCTCATATGATTCCGCCCTGGTTCGCTCTTGTGCACCCAAGGACTG TTGCATTGCTTGTGAGGCGATATTATGTCAGGGATGTGACACCCAGTTTGGTTAAATTCCTTGTATgcttatttgttattattggaTCTTGCATTGGAGGAACGGTACTTTGGAATTTGAATAGGGGAGGGTGGATTGGGTATGTAGTGACTGGTTTAGTTTGGTTTTTGGGGACTCTGGCAATGGCGCTGCTTCCAAAGCACCAAGCTCCAAAGGTTTGGGGGGTTCCTCTTGTTCCGTGGTTGCCTTCATTGTCCATTGGgatgaatatttttcttattgggTCACTTGGTTCTGTGGCATTCTGGAGGTTCTTTATTTGCAGCGCAGTAATGCTCATCTACTATTTCTTCATTGGTCTCCACGCTACCTATGATGTGGCGCATCAGGACGAACAGGagttgaaaaaagaagagggaaaggaaGATACGAATCAAGGGGCGTAA
- the LOC132173962 gene encoding cationic amino acid transporter 8, vacuolar-like isoform X1 has translation MDVRPEQQHSGPPGRSYWRWSKQDFFPEASFQSLASYKAALSHTCSRLRDRLLHRSTDAFELVELRKASEHNMHKCLNWWDLVWLSFGSVVGSGIFTITGLEAHDDAGPSIVLSYAVSGLSALLSSFCYTEFAVEIPVAGGSFSYLRVELGDFIAFIAAGNILLEAVVGAAGLGRAWSSYFASMIKNNPDFLRFKVSSLAEGFDLLDPVAVGVLLVANTIAMSGTKRASFLNWVTCILSAIAILFIIVVGFVHAKSSNLVPFFPMGAKGVFRAAAVVYWSYTGFDMVATMAEETKRPSRDIPLGLIGSMAVITVVYCLMALALTMMEKYTEIDRDAAYSAAFGKIGMNWAKYLVSICALKGMTTSLLVGSLGQARYTTQIARAHMIPPWFALVHPRTGTPIYATLLVTITSVIVAFFSSLDVLSSVFSFSTLFIFMLIAVALLVRRYYVRDVTPSLVKFLVCLFVIIGSCIGGTVLWNLNRGGWIGYVVTGLVWFLGTLAMALLPKHQAPKVWGVPLVPWLPSLSIGMNIFLIGSLGSVAFWRFFICSAVMLIYYFFIGLHATYDVAHQDEQELKKEEGKEDTNQGA, from the coding sequence ATGGATGTGCGGCCTGAGCAACAACACTCAGGGCCTCCTGGTAGAAGCTACTGGCGATGGAGCAAGCAAGACTTCTTCCCAGAAGCCTCGTTCCAAAGCCTCGCATCCTACAAGGCCGCACTCTCCCACACCTGCTCCCGCCTTAGGGACCGCCTCCTCCACCGCTCCACCGACGCCTTCGAGCTGGTGGAGCTCCGCAAGGCCAGCGAGCACAACATGCACAAGTGCCTCAACTGGTGGGACCTTGTCTGGCTCAGCTTCGGCTCCGTCGTCGGCTCCGGCATCTTCACCATCACCGGCCTCGAAGCCCACGATGACGCCGGCCCCTCCATTGTCCTCTCCTACGCTGTCTCCGGCCTCTCTGCTCTGCTCTCCTCCTTCTGCTACACCGAGTTCGCCGTCGAGATCCCTGTCGCCGGGGGCTCCTTCTCCTACCTGCGCGTGGAGTTGGGCGACTTCATCGCCTTCATTGCCGCCGGGAATATTCTCTTGGAGGCCGTAGTCGGCGCGGCCGGGCTGGGCAGAGCATGGTCTTCCTACTTCGCCAGTATGATCAAGAACAACCCCGATTTTCTTCGCTTTAAGGTAAGTTCCTTAGCCGAAGGTTTTGATCTTTTAGATCCGGTTGCTGTTGGGGTGCTTCTAGTTGCCAATACCATAGCGATGAGTGGAACAAAGAGGGCATCTTTCCTAAATTGGGTTACTTGCATATTGAGCGCTATTGCCATTTTGTTTATCATAGTGGTTGGGTTTGTCCATGCCAAGAGCTCAAATTTGGTCCCCTTTTTTCCAATGGGAGCAAAGGGTGTTTTCCGGGCTGCTGCAGTTGTGTATTGGTCTTATACCGGGTTCGATATGGTGGCGACGATGGCGGAGGAGACTAAGCGGCCCTCAAGGGATATACCTCTGGGGTTGATTGGTTCCATGGCTGTGATCACTGTGGTTTATTGCTTGATGGCTTTGGCATTGACAATGATGGAGAAATACACTGAGATTGATAGGGACGCGGCGTATTCGGCTGCTTTTGGTAAAATTGGCATGAATTGGGCCAAGTATTTAGTGAGTATATGTGCACTGAAGGGGATGACTACTAGCTTGTTGGTTGGATCTCTGGGGCAAGCTCGATACACGACTCAGATTGCAAGGGCTCATATGATTCCGCCCTGGTTCGCTCTTGTGCACCCAAGGACTGGTACTCCCATTTATGCTACTCTATTGGTAACCATAACTAGTGTAATTGTAGCATTTTTCTCCAGTTTGGATGTGTTGTCGAGTGTTTTCTCGTTCAGTACACTCTTCATTTTTATGCTTATTGCAGTTGCATTGCTTGTGAGGCGATATTATGTCAGGGATGTGACACCCAGTTTGGTTAAATTCCTTGTATgcttatttgttattattggaTCTTGCATTGGAGGAACGGTACTTTGGAATTTGAATAGGGGAGGGTGGATTGGGTATGTAGTGACTGGTTTAGTTTGGTTTTTGGGGACTCTGGCAATGGCGCTGCTTCCAAAGCACCAAGCTCCAAAGGTTTGGGGGGTTCCTCTTGTTCCGTGGTTGCCTTCATTGTCCATTGGgatgaatatttttcttattgggTCACTTGGTTCTGTGGCATTCTGGAGGTTCTTTATTTGCAGCGCAGTAATGCTCATCTACTATTTCTTCATTGGTCTCCACGCTACCTATGATGTGGCGCATCAGGACGAACAGGagttgaaaaaagaagagggaaaggaaGATACGAATCAAGGGGCGTAA